The proteins below are encoded in one region of Streptomyces marianii:
- a CDS encoding class I SAM-dependent methyltransferase → MPADATSPKKLRNNRAALAHKVGYALRHPGRVIPYLRRAVRDFRLRLKHPDHIGYYRAVMASDTRRNPEAAVGSQTHERWLALGQMQFDYLLEHGLRPEHRMLDIGCGNLRAGWRFIDHLGTGNYYGIDISPHILIAAKKTLTERRLQDKLPHLTLVGDLTLDFLPSDHFDVVHAHSVFSHSPLEVIEECLAHVGRVLTDTGFFDFTFDRTEGAEHQVLREDFYYRTETLLALARGHGLQARFMEDWEKRPHGQSKIRVSRAPLAGGGASGRPGSTL, encoded by the coding sequence ATGCCCGCCGACGCCACGTCACCGAAGAAGCTGCGCAACAACCGGGCCGCCCTCGCCCACAAGGTCGGGTACGCCCTGCGCCACCCCGGCCGCGTCATCCCGTACCTCCGCCGCGCCGTCCGGGACTTCCGGCTGCGCCTGAAGCACCCCGACCACATCGGCTACTACCGGGCCGTGATGGCCTCGGACACCCGCCGCAACCCCGAGGCCGCGGTCGGCAGCCAGACCCACGAGCGCTGGCTCGCGCTCGGGCAGATGCAGTTCGACTACCTCCTCGAGCACGGGCTGCGCCCCGAACACCGGATGCTCGACATCGGCTGCGGCAATCTGCGCGCCGGCTGGCGTTTCATCGACCATCTCGGCACCGGCAACTACTACGGCATCGACATCTCGCCCCACATCCTGATCGCCGCCAAGAAGACCCTGACCGAGCGGCGGCTCCAGGACAAGCTTCCCCATCTGACCCTCGTCGGCGACCTCACCCTGGACTTCCTGCCCAGCGACCACTTCGACGTCGTCCATGCGCACAGCGTCTTCTCCCACTCGCCGCTGGAGGTCATCGAGGAATGCCTCGCACACGTCGGCCGAGTGCTGACGGACACCGGGTTCTTCGACTTCACCTTCGACCGCACCGAGGGAGCCGAACACCAGGTGCTGCGCGAGGACTTCTACTACCGGACCGAGACGCTCCTCGCCCTGGCACGCGGACACGGCCTGCAGGCACGCTTCATGGAGGACTGGGAGAAGCGCCCCCACGGCCAGTCGAAGATCCGGGTCAGCCGCGCGCCCCTGGCGGGAGGAGGGGCTTCTGGCCGCCCGGGGAGCACTCTCTGA
- a CDS encoding CAP domain-containing protein, with amino-acid sequence MKTLVPAVSAALSAALLWGPAVPAQAADAPSPSPAAEKEDTGQSYHPNVDWIVCEINKERAAQGLPGLRVSDRASEVGRSHAKDMAAMGRLTSVGSDGRDLRTRMSDAGLYSGLISESMAYGYTHDGYFADRATDPGPGNALYKVLMNRGIVAVGIGYDRRYWDVNLLGAHRKLVARAPAGCGVDPTAPRSLPVPAASEAAGSWSGPVLARGAR; translated from the coding sequence GTGAAGACCCTGGTCCCGGCTGTGTCAGCCGCTCTGTCGGCCGCCCTCCTGTGGGGACCCGCCGTCCCCGCGCAGGCGGCTGACGCCCCGTCGCCCTCCCCGGCGGCGGAGAAGGAGGACACCGGGCAGTCGTACCACCCGAACGTCGACTGGATCGTGTGTGAGATCAACAAGGAACGCGCGGCCCAGGGCCTGCCCGGCCTGCGCGTCTCCGACCGGGCGAGCGAGGTGGGGCGTTCGCACGCCAAGGACATGGCGGCCATGGGGCGGCTCACCTCCGTGGGCAGCGACGGCCGCGACCTGCGGACCCGGATGTCCGACGCGGGCCTGTACTCCGGTCTGATCTCCGAGTCCATGGCCTACGGCTACACCCACGACGGGTACTTCGCGGACCGGGCGACGGACCCGGGCCCCGGGAACGCGCTGTACAAGGTCCTGATGAACCGCGGCATCGTGGCCGTCGGCATCGGATACGACCGCCGCTACTGGGACGTGAACCTTCTCGGCGCACACCGCAAGCTGGTGGCCAGGGCTCCAGCCGGCTGCGGGGTCGACCCGACGGCGCCGAGGTCACTGCCGGTGCCGGCCGCCTCCGAGGCAGCCGGATCGTGGAGCGGCCCGGTGCTCGCGCGGGGCGCTCGGTAA
- a CDS encoding YkvA family protein produces MDGSALWWVLGAITLATAIGAGWLLLRVVRARRTLVDAGMPVRDKALFWAAVLYTVSPVDLLPDPVYVDDIGVLVLALRALQTAARGAAREKPG; encoded by the coding sequence ATGGACGGCAGCGCCCTCTGGTGGGTCCTCGGTGCGATCACCCTCGCCACGGCCATCGGCGCGGGGTGGCTGCTGCTCCGTGTGGTCAGGGCCCGCAGAACGCTCGTCGACGCCGGGATGCCGGTCAGGGACAAGGCCCTGTTCTGGGCGGCCGTGCTCTACACCGTGTCGCCCGTCGACCTGCTGCCCGACCCCGTGTACGTCGACGACATCGGTGTCCTGGTGCTCGCACTCAGGGCTCTGCAGACGGCCGCCCGGGGTGCGGCACGGGAGAAGCCCGGATGA
- a CDS encoding PucR family transcriptional regulator produces the protein MADRTAPERYVAGYDGILIAACTTGRRLTRDELESLRLQGERAAEAGVGLRALVRVLLGAARAVRSTLAPDAADHLLAAVEQAVDAFGEGHERAQRLAVRQEEAARREFIDDLLYGRSDLGRLAERAERFGLLLSHAHAVAAAQGAEPFGDGSPATRRIEAALLARFGDRRILLTTKDGRLICIAPGDQSDVLAFFAKQAYAAAEGGRVAIGRAHPGAGGVVHSYEEALNALDLAERMSLEDPVLRATDLLVYPVLTRDRQAMTDLVESVLGPLREARGGARPLIGTLAAYFDSGCVAAEAARRLSLSVRAMTYRLDRIHKLTGADPADPVHRYTLQTAVIGARFLDWPEQEA, from the coding sequence ATGGCGGATCGGACAGCCCCCGAGCGCTACGTGGCGGGGTACGACGGGATCCTGATCGCGGCCTGCACCACGGGACGCAGGCTCACCCGCGACGAGCTCGAATCGCTCCGGCTCCAGGGCGAGCGAGCAGCCGAGGCGGGCGTCGGCCTGCGGGCACTGGTACGGGTCCTGCTCGGCGCCGCCCGAGCGGTCCGCTCGACGCTCGCGCCCGACGCCGCCGACCACCTCCTCGCCGCCGTCGAGCAGGCGGTCGACGCCTTCGGGGAGGGCCACGAGCGCGCGCAGCGGCTCGCCGTGCGCCAGGAGGAGGCGGCGCGGCGCGAGTTCATCGACGACCTGCTCTACGGGCGCAGCGACCTGGGGCGTCTGGCCGAGCGTGCGGAGCGCTTCGGGCTGCTCCTCTCCCATGCGCACGCCGTCGCCGCCGCGCAGGGCGCGGAACCGTTCGGCGACGGCTCGCCCGCGACCCGGCGGATCGAGGCCGCGCTGCTGGCCCGCTTCGGCGACCGCCGGATCCTGCTCACCACCAAGGACGGCCGGCTGATCTGCATCGCCCCGGGGGACCAGTCGGACGTCCTCGCCTTCTTCGCCAAACAGGCGTACGCGGCCGCGGAGGGCGGCCGCGTGGCCATCGGGCGCGCCCATCCGGGCGCGGGCGGAGTCGTCCACTCGTACGAGGAGGCGCTGAACGCCCTGGACCTGGCGGAGCGCATGAGCCTGGAGGATCCCGTACTCCGGGCCACGGACCTGCTGGTGTATCCCGTGCTCACTCGCGACCGGCAGGCCATGACCGACCTCGTGGAGAGCGTCCTCGGTCCGCTGCGGGAGGCCCGTGGCGGCGCCAGGCCGCTGATCGGGACGCTCGCTGCCTACTTCGACAGCGGCTGTGTCGCGGCCGAGGCGGCGCGCCGGCTGTCGCTCAGCGTTCGGGCCATGACGTACCGGCTCGACCGCATCCACAAACTCACGGGCGCCGATCCGGCGGACCCCGTGCACCGATACACGCTCCAGACGGCCGTCATCGGTGCGCGTTTCCTCGACTGGCCCGAGCAGGAGGCGTGA